A part of Kitasatospora acidiphila genomic DNA contains:
- a CDS encoding M20 metallopeptidase family protein, translating to MDLRESAAALQPDLIALRRDLHAVPELGLRLPRTQRLLLAALDGLPLEVTRGRELDSVTAVLRGAGDGPTVLLRADMDALPVPERPQPGGPVSSIPGRMHACGHDLHMAILVGAVRLLAERRAELPGDVVFMFQPAEETDGGAQLMIDEGVLTAAGEDRPVAAAYALHVFSSRLPGGQVAVLRGTAMAAADQLRVVVRGRGGHGSAPHAALDPLPAACEAVTALQTAVTRSFSIFDPVVVTVGTFHAGEVPNVIPDEARFTAIVRTFSPAARERAMAVLPPVVHGVAAAHGLTADVEYHQGYPVTANHPRHADRVAETVRTLLGDDRLTEVEHPQAGSEDFSYVLQQVPGAYFFLGALLPGRDLATAPYNHSPEAAFDESVLADGAALLAALALNPLT from the coding sequence ATGGACCTGCGGGAGAGTGCCGCCGCCCTGCAACCCGACCTGATCGCCCTGCGCCGCGACCTGCACGCCGTGCCCGAACTGGGCCTGCGGCTGCCCCGCACCCAGCGGCTGCTGCTGGCCGCGCTGGACGGCCTGCCGCTGGAGGTGACCCGCGGCCGCGAGCTGGACTCGGTGACCGCCGTGCTCCGGGGGGCCGGTGACGGACCGACGGTGCTGCTGCGCGCCGACATGGACGCGCTGCCGGTGCCGGAGCGCCCGCAGCCCGGCGGTCCGGTCTCGTCGATCCCCGGCCGGATGCACGCCTGCGGGCACGACCTGCACATGGCCATCCTGGTGGGCGCCGTCCGGCTGCTCGCCGAGCGGCGGGCCGAGCTGCCGGGCGACGTGGTCTTCATGTTCCAGCCCGCCGAGGAGACCGACGGCGGCGCCCAGCTGATGATCGACGAAGGGGTGCTCACCGCCGCCGGCGAGGACCGCCCGGTCGCCGCCGCCTACGCCCTGCACGTCTTCTCCAGCCGACTGCCAGGCGGGCAGGTCGCGGTGCTGCGCGGCACCGCGATGGCGGCGGCCGACCAGCTGCGGGTGGTGGTGCGCGGGCGCGGCGGGCACGGCTCTGCCCCGCACGCCGCGCTCGACCCGCTGCCGGCCGCCTGCGAGGCGGTGACGGCGCTGCAGACGGCGGTCACCCGGTCCTTCTCGATCTTCGACCCGGTGGTGGTCACCGTCGGCACCTTCCACGCCGGCGAGGTGCCCAATGTGATCCCGGACGAGGCGCGGTTCACCGCCATCGTGCGCACCTTCTCCCCAGCCGCGCGGGAGCGGGCGATGGCGGTGCTGCCGCCGGTGGTGCACGGTGTCGCGGCGGCGCACGGGCTGACCGCCGACGTGGAGTACCACCAGGGCTACCCGGTCACCGCCAACCACCCGCGGCACGCGGACCGGGTCGCCGAGACCGTGCGCACCCTGCTCGGCGACGACCGGCTGACCGAGGTCGAGCACCCGCAGGCGGGCTCCGAGGACTTCTCCTACGTGCTGCAGCAGGTGCCCGGCGCCTACTTCTTCCTGGGTGCCCTGCTGCCCGGGCGCGACCTGGCCACCGCGCCCTACAACCACTCCCCCGAGGCCGCCTTCGACGAGTCGGTGCTCGCCGACGGCGCGGCGCTGCTGGCCGCGCTCGCGCTCAACCCGCTGACCTGA
- a CDS encoding GNAT family N-acetyltransferase codes for MLSDHWPLLGLRLTTPRLELRLPTEDELALLADLAAEGVHEPERMPFLVPWTDLPPAERARSVVQHHWLRRGTWTPQDWALTLAVFRDGEVLGLQAVTGRDFAVRREVSSGSWLGLRHHGQGVGTEMRAAVLELAFTGLGALEATSGAMAYNHASRAVSRKLGYREDGVEHHVVRGDRVANTRLRIDRAAWERHRTTPVAIDGLDRCLPLFGLPQPA; via the coding sequence ATGCTGAGTGACCACTGGCCCCTGCTGGGCCTGCGCCTGACCACACCCCGCCTCGAACTGCGGCTGCCCACCGAGGACGAGCTCGCCCTGCTCGCCGACCTCGCCGCCGAGGGCGTCCACGAGCCCGAACGGATGCCCTTCCTGGTGCCCTGGACCGACCTGCCGCCCGCCGAGCGGGCCCGCTCCGTCGTCCAGCACCACTGGCTGCGCCGGGGCACCTGGACGCCGCAGGACTGGGCGCTCACCCTCGCCGTGTTCCGGGACGGCGAGGTGCTGGGCCTGCAGGCCGTCACCGGCCGCGACTTCGCCGTGCGGCGCGAGGTCAGCAGCGGCTCCTGGCTCGGCCTGCGGCACCACGGCCAGGGGGTGGGCACCGAAATGCGGGCCGCCGTGCTGGAGTTGGCCTTCACCGGCCTGGGTGCGCTGGAGGCGACCTCCGGCGCCATGGCCTACAACCACGCCTCGCGCGCCGTCTCCCGCAAGCTCGGCTACCGCGAGGACGGCGTGGAGCACCACGTGGTGCGCGGCGACCGCGTGGCCAACACCCGGCTGCGGATCGATCGCGCCGCCTGGGAGCGGCACCGCACCACCCCGGTGGCGATCGACGGCCTGGACCGCTGCCTGCCGCTCTTCGGCCTGCCGCAGCCTGCCTGA
- a CDS encoding TetR/AcrR family transcriptional regulator — translation MIQEHQTSPRRSADTTRAAILRSARERFAAHGYERTTIRAVAADAGIDPSMVMRYFGSKEQLFDTALAIDLQMPDYTAVPRAELAEAVVRHFLERWEGAAADDPLLITLRSAVTNERAAERLHEVFARQVAPSLAAAIGPETAARMAGVLAAQLLGLALSRYLIRLPAIAALTPDQLVARLAPAIRATLDGDGSQQGDPE, via the coding sequence ATGATTCAGGAACACCAGACGTCCCCGCGCCGCTCCGCGGACACCACCCGGGCGGCCATCCTGCGCAGCGCTCGCGAGCGTTTCGCCGCCCACGGCTACGAGCGGACCACCATCCGAGCCGTCGCGGCGGACGCGGGCATCGACCCCTCGATGGTGATGCGCTACTTCGGCAGCAAGGAGCAGCTCTTCGACACCGCCCTCGCCATCGACCTGCAGATGCCCGACTACACGGCGGTGCCGCGGGCCGAACTGGCCGAGGCGGTGGTGCGCCACTTCCTGGAGCGCTGGGAGGGTGCGGCGGCCGACGATCCGCTGCTGATCACGCTGCGCTCAGCCGTCACCAACGAGCGGGCCGCCGAGCGCCTGCACGAGGTCTTCGCCCGGCAGGTGGCGCCCTCGCTGGCCGCCGCGATCGGCCCCGAGACGGCCGCGCGGATGGCCGGGGTGCTGGCCGCCCAGCTGCTCGGCCTGGCGCTGAGCCGCTACCTGATCCGGCTGCCCGCCATCGCCGCGCTGACGCCCGATCAGCTGGTCGCCCGGCTCGCCCCCGCCATCCGCGCCACCCTGGACGGCGACGGCTCGCAGCAAGGGGATCCGGAATAA
- a CDS encoding FAD-dependent monooxygenase, with product MTSTARFEAAFPETTTVAIVGAGPSGLTLAITLAEAGIDFVLLDKLAEGANTSRAGVVHARTLEVLEQLGTAEQLIDTGLRLNRFAVRDGARPLVQLSFAGLPTKYPFALLTPQSTTERVLRERLEALGGTVHRPYQVADLAQDADGVVLTMSTGERLRAAYAVGADGMHSTVREAAGIGFTGGSYDESFVLADVRMDWAPGAEEVSLTLGGDGVFVVAPLPGDGYRVVAVVDQARAQAAPDLETVRRLVEERAPGQAVVHEVRWSSRFRVHHRVADRYRAGRVFVIGDAAHVHSPVGGQGMNTGMQDGYALGRAFATGDLDGYEVRRRPVAQRVVAFTDRMTRIATATGAGRHLRNAVLPVLGRTPAFRRRMAYEIAELSYR from the coding sequence ATGACCAGCACCGCACGCTTCGAGGCGGCATTTCCCGAGACCACCACCGTGGCCATCGTGGGTGCGGGCCCGAGCGGTCTCACCCTCGCCATCACCCTCGCCGAGGCGGGCATCGACTTCGTGCTGCTCGACAAGCTCGCCGAGGGCGCCAACACCTCGCGGGCCGGAGTGGTGCATGCCCGCACCCTGGAGGTGCTGGAGCAGCTCGGGACGGCCGAGCAGCTGATCGACACCGGGCTGCGGCTTAACCGGTTCGCGGTCCGCGACGGCGCCCGCCCGCTGGTGCAGCTGTCGTTCGCCGGCCTGCCGACCAAGTACCCGTTCGCGCTGCTCACCCCGCAGTCCACCACCGAGCGGGTGCTGCGCGAGCGGCTGGAGGCGCTGGGCGGCACGGTGCACCGTCCCTACCAGGTGGCCGACTTGGCGCAGGACGCGGACGGGGTCGTCCTGACCATGAGCACCGGGGAGCGGCTTCGGGCGGCCTACGCGGTCGGCGCCGACGGGATGCACAGCACGGTCCGGGAGGCCGCCGGGATCGGGTTCACCGGCGGCAGCTACGACGAGTCCTTCGTGCTCGCCGACGTCCGGATGGACTGGGCGCCGGGCGCCGAAGAAGTCAGCCTGACCCTCGGCGGGGACGGGGTCTTCGTGGTCGCCCCGCTGCCCGGTGACGGCTACCGGGTGGTCGCGGTGGTCGACCAGGCCCGGGCCCAGGCCGCGCCCGACCTGGAGACCGTGCGGCGGCTGGTCGAGGAGCGGGCGCCCGGCCAGGCCGTGGTGCACGAGGTGCGCTGGTCCTCGCGGTTCCGGGTGCACCACCGGGTGGCCGACCGGTACCGGGCCGGTCGCGTCTTCGTGATCGGGGACGCCGCCCATGTGCACAGCCCCGTGGGCGGGCAGGGCATGAACACCGGTATGCAGGACGGCTATGCGCTCGGCCGGGCCTTCGCCACCGGCGACCTGGACGGCTACGAGGTGCGGCGCCGGCCGGTCGCGCAGCGGGTGGTGGCCTTCACCGACCGGATGACCCGGATCGCCACCGCCACCGGCGCCGGCCGCCACCTGCGCAACGCGGTGCTGCCGGTGCTGGGCCGCACCCCGGCCTTCCGGCGGCGGATGGCCTACGAGATCGCGGAGTTGAGCTACCGCTGA